A region of Anticarsia gemmatalis isolate Benzon Research Colony breed Stoneville strain chromosome 10, ilAntGemm2 primary, whole genome shotgun sequence DNA encodes the following proteins:
- the LOC142976142 gene encoding cytochrome P450 6j1-like, producing the protein MWSVVGYVLSVIICALYYLSTRHFHYWKKKQVPHLQPTPLLGNYGDFILLKTFVGNVTKRICEQFPSEPYVGAYFGTEPTLIVQDPELLKLILTKDFYYFNGREVSNYTEKEPTTRGIFFESGDKWKIIRQNLTPLFTSFKTKSMFPLIEKCTVDLENLLEYECKTSNVFELNRLMARYTLDCVGSCAFGVEPNTLQVNCDGNLFLSIAEDLFKKTDVRGYLNIARSVWPWVFYALGRRMFPQSIHDSMEVMITDVCNSRQNKPSSRNDYIDMLLGLKENDCMIGDGIKNSQQINDPQKVSLKLDMDVISAISLSFFGGGFETSATTLVLTLFEFAKNEEIQLKVQQEVDEYLVKRNFKLDYDCVTELPYLAACVNETLRLYPVFTVITREVMEDYTLPTGLKLDKGVRIHIPVYHLHLNPDNFPEPEQFRPERFMPEEKHKIKPYTYLPFGEGPRACIGVRFSKMEVYTGIITVLKNYKLKLAKGMSKTIDFDPRIIVSHTTEGVYLEFERRQTASQNA; encoded by the exons ATGTGGAGTGTAGTAGGATACGTGTTATCTGTAATAATCTGTGCCTTGTATTACTTATCCACAAGACATTTTCACTATTGGAAGAAAAAGCAAGTACCTCATCTCCAGCCTACACCATTACTGGGAAACTACggagattttattttgttgaaaacattTGTAGGAAATGTGACTAAAAGGATTTGTGAACAGTTTCCCAGTGAACCCTACGTTGGCGCTTACTTCGGAACGGAGCCCACTTTGATAGTTCAAGATCCTGAACtgctaaaattaattttgacaaaGGATTTCTATTACTTCAATGGCAGAGAAGTATCTAATTACACGGAGAAAGAACCAACAACAAGGGGTATTTTCTTCGAATCCGGCGATAAATGGAAAATCATCCGGCAAAATCTTACACCTTTATTCACgtctttcaaaacaaaaagtatgTTTCCTCTAATTGAAAAATGCACTGTGGACCTCGAAAACTTGCTAGAATATGAATGTAAAACTTCAAATGTTTTTGAATTGAACAGATTGATGGCTCGATACACTTTGGATTGCGTCGGTTCATGTGCTTTTGGTGTTGAACCAAATACTCTACAAGTAAATTGCGACGGCAACCTTTTCTTATCAATAGCCGAAGACTTATTCAAGAAAACTGATGTAAGAGGATATTTGAACATCGCTCGCTCAGTTTGGCCCTGGGTGTTCTATGCACTTGGACGTAGAATGTTTCCGCAGTCTATTCACGACTCCATGGAGGTGATGATAACCGATGTTTGTAACTCACGCCAGAATAAACCAAGTTCAAGAAACGACTACATCGATATGCTATTAGGTTTGAAAGAAAACGATTGTATGATTGGTGACGGTATAAAGAATTCACAACAAATAAACGATCCCCAAAAAGTGTCTTTGAAACTAGACATGGATGTAATCAGTGCAATAAGCTTGTCATTTTTTGGAGGCGGTTTTGAAACTTCGGCGACTACACTAGTTTTGACTTTATTTGAGTTCGCAAAGAATGAAGAAATACAGTTAAAGGTTCAGCAAGAAGTGGACGAGTATCTGGTGAAACGTAATTTTAAACTAGACTACGATTGCGTCACTGAACTACCGTATCTTGCAGCGTGTGTGAATGAGACTTTGCGTTTGTATCCAGTATTTACGGTCATCACACGAGAAGTGATGGAAGACTATACTCTGCCCACAGGCTTGAAACTAGACAAAGGTGTAAGAATACACATACCAGTATATCATTTGCATCTGAACCCTGATAATTTCCCGGAGCCCGAACAGTTTCGACCTGAACGATTCATGCCCGAAgagaaacataaaattaaaccttaCACCTATCTTCCTTTTGGCGAAGGTCCGAGAGCATGCATCg gTGTTCGTTTCAGTAAGATGGAAGTATACACTGGTATTATTACGGTGTTGAAGaattacaaactaaaattaGCGAAAGGGATGTCGAAGACAATTGATTTTGATCCAAGAATAATCGTGTCTCATACTACAGAAGGTGTATATTTGGAGTTTGAACGACGTCAAACAGCGTCACAGAATGCTTGA